One window from the genome of Kaistella carnis encodes:
- a CDS encoding PspC family transcriptional regulator, translating to MLNNLRHKLERQWFGVLTRMGAKLGIPVSKLRVFFIYSTFATAGVFFLIYLGLAFTLWIKDMFITRRPSVFDL from the coding sequence ATGCTCAATAACTTAAGACATAAACTGGAAAGGCAATGGTTTGGAGTACTCACGAGAATGGGTGCCAAACTTGGAATCCCGGTGTCTAAACTGCGCGTTTTTTTTATCTATTCTACTTTTGCAACCGCAGGCGTTTTTTTCCTAATTTATTTAGGATTGGCCTTTACGCTTTGGATTAAAGATATGTTTATAACCAGACGGCCAAGCGTTTTCGACCTATGA
- the tilS gene encoding tRNA lysidine(34) synthetase TilS has product MLNTKTFQHSLDQICADYRNSKFLLAISGGVDSMVLFELFKDLKVNIQVAHVNYKLRGEASNEDQYLVEKTCAKSNIPLHLYSVTAEDKKPQHSIQEWARNLRYDFFRKIKEEQNIDFIVTAHHLNDQLETFIINLSKASGIKGLSGIPANENNILRPLLCFSKEDIYDFAKENNIEFREDQSNQKNDYLRNKIRNQIVPKLLEVNDNFLENFGKSISYLNQTTNFVKDQIAKIEEKLTSEGEDYSLLKKELFFKQSDFVRFEILRKYGFNDRQEIAKNEKAETGKIFRSNEYQLIIDRESLILQKLSLEKITKNPTEILLNQNFVNEIIIPEAEGKEIAKLGTFSWDIDGDKIHWPLKIRPRKEGDFFYPIGMIGKKKISKFFKDEKIPILAQQKIRLLCDANDEVIGIMPLRQDRRFAATKDSKNKIKVKL; this is encoded by the coding sequence TTGCTTAATACAAAGACTTTTCAGCATTCTTTAGACCAAATTTGCGCTGATTACAGGAATTCAAAATTTTTACTCGCCATAAGTGGTGGCGTGGATTCTATGGTTTTATTTGAACTTTTTAAAGATCTGAAGGTGAATATTCAAGTGGCCCACGTTAACTACAAACTACGTGGTGAAGCATCAAATGAGGATCAATATTTGGTTGAAAAAACTTGTGCAAAAAGCAATATTCCGTTACATTTATATTCCGTTACAGCGGAGGACAAAAAACCACAGCATTCAATTCAGGAATGGGCGCGTAATTTACGATACGATTTTTTTAGAAAAATTAAAGAAGAACAAAATATAGATTTCATCGTAACTGCTCATCACTTAAATGATCAACTGGAAACTTTTATTATTAATTTATCCAAAGCATCCGGAATTAAAGGCTTGAGTGGAATTCCGGCAAATGAAAATAATATACTGAGACCTCTTTTATGTTTTTCAAAGGAGGACATCTATGACTTCGCGAAAGAAAACAACATCGAGTTTCGAGAAGATCAATCCAATCAAAAAAACGATTATTTACGGAATAAGATCCGAAATCAAATTGTTCCAAAACTCTTGGAAGTAAATGATAATTTTCTAGAAAATTTTGGGAAAAGCATTTCCTATTTAAATCAGACGACAAATTTTGTAAAAGATCAGATAGCAAAAATAGAAGAAAAACTCACTTCGGAAGGAGAAGATTATTCTCTCCTTAAGAAAGAGCTTTTTTTTAAACAGAGTGATTTTGTTCGATTCGAAATTCTCCGGAAATACGGTTTTAATGACCGCCAAGAAATTGCTAAAAATGAAAAAGCAGAAACAGGAAAAATTTTTCGGTCGAATGAATATCAATTGATTATTGATCGCGAAAGTTTAATTCTGCAAAAATTAAGCCTTGAAAAAATAACGAAGAATCCCACAGAAATCCTCTTGAATCAAAATTTCGTAAATGAGATTATTATTCCGGAAGCAGAAGGAAAAGAAATCGCAAAACTGGGTACCTTCAGCTGGGATATTGATGGTGATAAAATTCACTGGCCCTTGAAAATAAGGCCTAGAAAAGAAGGTGACTTTTTTTACCCAATCGGCATGATAGGCAAAAAGAAAATCTCAAAATTTTTTAAGGATGAAAAAATTCCTATTTTAGCCCAGCAAAAAATCAGGCTTTTGTGCGATGCAAACGATGAAGTGATAGGAATCATGCCCCTGCGTCAAGACCGTAGATTTGCAGCAACTAAAGATTCTAAAAATAAAATCAAAGTAAAATTATAG
- a CDS encoding GNAT family N-acetyltransferase, which translates to MIYFEEIQTRKKLSRIFAAYESTFPIDERRDETQFLALLENPDSFIFAVKNEENQVGYLILWKLKDCYYLEHFEVFEEFRNLKLGAQILTELKDKFGNIVLESEPSQLDEMAERRINFYLRNGFSIISEDYIQPSYGPGKNSMNLFLMSNFHVVDAKNLEQELHVKVYQS; encoded by the coding sequence ATGATTTATTTTGAAGAAATACAGACACGCAAGAAACTTTCCCGAATTTTTGCCGCGTACGAAAGCACTTTCCCGATTGATGAGCGGAGAGACGAAACTCAATTTTTAGCTTTACTGGAAAATCCTGACAGCTTTATTTTTGCTGTTAAAAATGAGGAGAACCAAGTTGGCTATTTGATTTTGTGGAAATTAAAAGACTGCTATTATCTGGAGCATTTTGAAGTCTTTGAAGAATTTCGGAACTTAAAATTAGGCGCTCAAATCTTGACGGAGTTAAAAGATAAATTTGGTAATATCGTTTTAGAATCCGAGCCGAGTCAGTTAGATGAAATGGCGGAACGCAGAATTAATTTCTACTTGCGAAACGGATTTTCAATTATTTCCGAGGATTATATTCAACCAAGTTATGGCCCTGGAAAAAATTCAATGAACTTATTTCTAATGAGTAATTTTCACGTTGTTGATGCGAAAAATTTGGAGCAAGAACTTCATGTTAAAGTATATCAATCATAA
- a CDS encoding protein-disulfide reductase DsbD family protein: protein MKFKNWLILMVLFLFQGITAQIKDPVKFKYNINTLPNNEYEAVLTATIEKNWHIYSQDLPEDSGIPTEMKLSSKEGINLIGKVQEVGKKHDEFSEAFGAQIVYYSDKVLFKQKFKLKDNTKPVNITAEITYQTCDDRVCLAPNTLEFEQKVTPAATAGDIATTSEEVITSELSSENKDSLRTTEIEETTIAAPVAAKQEGLKVASIDFANPQTDCGVVAKENTESFWTYLLLGFFGGLIALLTPCVFPMIPLTVSFFTKGSKDKAKGKRDAFIYGFFILLIFVLLSVPFHIIDGIAGNIFNQISTSVWLNITFFVIFLFFAGSFFGYYDITLPSSIANKSSKAEDAGGIIGIFFMALTLVIVSFSCTGPILGSLLGSSLTGSANIPMLLTYALAGFGFSWAIVFGLLALFPQALQSLPKSGGWMNTVKVVLGFIELGLALKFLSKADLVSKTFFLKRELFIAIWILISIGLVLYLFGKIKFPHDDKNAKISMTRKIIGVLGIGFIVYLVQGLFPSERPKLQYLSGILPPINVSYLHKEGDGILGMHPSHDYFEALEIAKKENKPVLIDFTGYGCENCRKMEEFVWSEPDILLILQNEIILASLYVDDKEALPESEQTSIDMGNGQKKKVKTIGDKWSLFQQINFNNNSQPHYVLISPDGKVINTPVSGYMPKEDFKAFLECGIGFFKKGK, encoded by the coding sequence ATGAAATTTAAAAATTGGCTTATTCTAATGGTATTGTTCCTTTTCCAAGGAATTACCGCACAAATTAAAGATCCTGTAAAATTTAAATACAATATTAATACGCTTCCGAATAATGAATATGAAGCTGTTTTAACTGCCACAATTGAGAAGAACTGGCACATTTATTCACAAGATCTACCTGAAGATTCCGGAATTCCCACGGAAATGAAACTGAGCTCCAAAGAAGGAATTAACCTCATCGGAAAAGTACAGGAAGTTGGTAAAAAGCATGACGAATTTTCTGAAGCCTTTGGTGCTCAGATCGTCTATTATTCCGACAAAGTTTTATTTAAACAAAAATTTAAGCTTAAAGACAACACGAAACCTGTAAACATTACGGCTGAAATCACCTATCAAACGTGTGATGACCGCGTTTGTCTGGCGCCAAACACTTTAGAATTTGAGCAAAAAGTGACGCCAGCTGCCACTGCGGGTGATATCGCAACAACATCTGAAGAAGTAATTACCTCTGAGTTAAGCAGCGAAAACAAAGACAGTCTGCGAACTACAGAAATTGAAGAAACAACAATCGCCGCTCCGGTTGCTGCAAAACAGGAAGGATTGAAAGTAGCTTCAATTGATTTCGCTAATCCACAAACAGATTGTGGCGTGGTTGCAAAGGAAAATACAGAGAGTTTTTGGACCTATCTCTTATTAGGATTTTTTGGTGGACTAATTGCATTGCTTACGCCGTGCGTGTTCCCAATGATTCCTTTAACGGTTTCTTTCTTTACTAAAGGGTCGAAAGATAAAGCAAAGGGTAAGAGAGATGCGTTCATTTATGGATTTTTCATCCTTCTGATTTTCGTACTGTTGAGCGTACCTTTCCATATTATTGATGGAATTGCGGGGAATATTTTCAATCAAATCTCCACAAGCGTTTGGTTAAATATTACCTTCTTTGTGATTTTCCTGTTTTTTGCCGGAAGTTTTTTCGGTTACTACGATATCACCTTGCCAAGTTCAATTGCCAATAAATCTTCCAAAGCAGAAGATGCCGGTGGAATTATTGGAATCTTTTTCATGGCATTGACTTTGGTCATCGTGTCATTCTCCTGTACAGGTCCAATTTTAGGAAGTTTGTTAGGAAGTTCTCTTACCGGTTCAGCAAACATTCCAATGTTGTTGACTTACGCGCTTGCAGGTTTCGGATTTTCGTGGGCAATCGTTTTCGGATTACTGGCCTTATTCCCACAAGCATTACAGAGTTTACCAAAATCAGGGGGTTGGATGAATACGGTGAAAGTGGTTTTAGGATTTATCGAATTGGGTCTGGCTTTAAAATTCTTATCAAAAGCAGATCTGGTTTCGAAAACATTTTTCCTGAAAAGAGAATTGTTCATCGCCATCTGGATCTTAATTTCCATAGGACTGGTGCTTTATTTATTCGGAAAAATCAAATTCCCGCACGACGATAAAAATGCGAAGATTTCCATGACGAGAAAGATAATCGGTGTTTTAGGAATTGGATTTATCGTTTATTTAGTACAGGGATTATTCCCATCCGAAAGACCAAAACTGCAGTATTTGAGTGGAATTTTGCCTCCGATCAATGTAAGTTATTTACATAAAGAAGGTGATGGAATCCTCGGAATGCATCCTTCTCATGATTATTTTGAAGCATTGGAAATTGCTAAGAAAGAAAACAAACCTGTTTTGATCGACTTCACGGGTTACGGTTGTGAAAACTGTCGTAAAATGGAAGAATTTGTGTGGAGTGAACCGGATATTTTACTGATTTTACAAAACGAAATCATCTTAGCTTCACTTTACGTTGATGATAAAGAAGCTCTGCCAGAAAGTGAGCAAACTTCTATCGATATGGGGAATGGCCAAAAGAAAAAAGTAAAAACAATTGGGGACAAATGGAGTTTGTTCCAACAAATTAACTTTAATAATAATTCGCAGCCTCATTACGTTTTGATATCTCCAGATGGAAAAGTAATTAATACTCCTGTTTCCGGGTATATGCCGAAAGAGGATTTCAAAGCGTTCCTGGAATGTGGAATCGGATTTTTCAAAAAAGGAAAGTAA
- a CDS encoding OmpA/MotB family protein produces the protein MNIGKIGAVLGMAIMMTSCVSKKQFDALNENYNQCITNVGERQREIQDLKGVNTGLASENALLKGQNDALKSSLDACLANSGKGSANIDKLIGEINSSNKYIKQLISTNAKNDSLNLALSNKLKRSLDNIADSDVQVKVLKGVVMISLSDNMLYKTGDYNILPAAQEVLGKVAKVINDYDTYSVLIEGNTDNVPLNSNNLPKDNWDLSALRATSMAKVLQTKFGVNPSRITAGGRSEYNPKTTNASVSGRAENRRTEIIIMPKLDEFMKLMDIAPVKN, from the coding sequence ATGAATATAGGAAAAATTGGAGCAGTGCTGGGAATGGCAATTATGATGACTTCTTGCGTAAGTAAGAAACAGTTTGATGCTTTAAATGAAAATTACAATCAGTGTATCACCAATGTGGGTGAAAGACAACGTGAGATTCAGGATTTAAAAGGCGTTAACACTGGTTTAGCAAGTGAAAATGCTTTGTTGAAAGGTCAGAATGATGCTTTGAAATCCTCGCTTGATGCCTGTTTGGCGAATAGTGGAAAAGGTTCTGCGAATATTGATAAATTAATTGGTGAGATTAATTCTTCCAATAAATATATTAAACAGCTAATTTCTACAAACGCTAAAAATGACAGTTTAAATTTGGCCTTATCGAACAAATTGAAACGATCTTTGGATAATATCGCAGATAGCGATGTTCAGGTGAAGGTGTTAAAAGGAGTGGTTATGATTTCTTTGTCAGACAATATGTTGTATAAAACGGGAGATTATAATATTTTGCCTGCAGCACAGGAAGTGTTAGGAAAAGTAGCGAAGGTAATTAATGATTACGATACCTATTCCGTATTAATTGAAGGTAACACCGATAATGTTCCTTTGAATTCAAACAATTTACCAAAAGATAACTGGGATCTTTCAGCCTTGAGAGCAACTTCAATGGCTAAAGTTCTTCAAACAAAATTCGGCGTAAACCCATCGAGAATTACTGCGGGTGGACGAAGCGAATACAATCCAAAAACAACAAACGCTTCAGTTTCCGGAAGAGCGGAAAACAGAAGAACAGAAATCATCATTATGCCTAAGCTGGATGAGTTCATGAAATTAATGGATATTGCTCCGGTAAAAAACTAA